A single genomic interval of Mycobacterium sp. DL592 harbors:
- a CDS encoding YeiH family protein, with protein sequence MSTVEVASDTDEPIFTSRNLLDYIPGVLLLVGIGLLGKYAQVWWNSLAKHQHWTVPDIEYVLWAIVFGLLVANTVGVHRIFRPGVQTYEFWLKIGIVALGARFVLGDIVKLGGISLVQILLDMTIAGAIILAAARLFGLSGKLGSLLAIGTSICGVSAIVASKGAIRARNSDVSYAIAAILALGAVALFTLPVLGHLLGLSDHEFGLWAGLAVDNTAETTATGYLFSEQAGKLAVLVKSVRNSLIGFVVLGFALYWASRGEADQIAPGFAAKARFIWEKFPKFVLGFLAVSAIATAGLLTKGQSTNLANVSKWAFLLTFAGVGLNTNFRELARTGWRPLVVAVIGLVVVAAVSLALVLVTSRVLHWGVGAH encoded by the coding sequence ATGAGCACAGTAGAGGTCGCCTCCGACACCGACGAACCGATCTTCACCAGTCGCAACCTGCTCGACTACATCCCTGGCGTGCTGCTTCTGGTCGGGATCGGACTCTTGGGCAAGTACGCCCAGGTGTGGTGGAATTCGCTTGCCAAGCACCAACATTGGACAGTCCCAGACATCGAGTATGTGCTGTGGGCAATCGTGTTCGGACTACTGGTCGCCAACACCGTCGGCGTGCACCGCATCTTTCGACCCGGTGTCCAGACCTACGAGTTCTGGCTCAAGATCGGCATCGTCGCGCTGGGGGCGAGGTTCGTCCTGGGCGACATCGTCAAGCTCGGAGGGATCTCACTCGTTCAGATCCTTCTGGACATGACGATTGCCGGCGCGATCATCCTGGCCGCGGCGCGCCTCTTCGGGCTGTCGGGCAAGCTCGGTTCGCTGCTGGCGATCGGCACGTCGATCTGCGGGGTGTCGGCGATCGTTGCATCCAAGGGGGCGATCCGCGCCCGCAACTCCGATGTGAGCTATGCCATCGCGGCCATCCTGGCCCTCGGTGCGGTGGCCCTGTTCACGCTGCCGGTGCTTGGGCACCTGCTGGGTCTCAGTGACCACGAGTTCGGATTGTGGGCCGGGCTCGCGGTGGACAACACCGCGGAGACCACCGCCACCGGCTATTTGTTTTCGGAACAAGCCGGGAAGCTGGCCGTTCTCGTCAAGTCGGTCCGCAACTCACTGATCGGATTCGTCGTCTTGGGCTTCGCGCTCTACTGGGCATCCCGCGGTGAGGCCGACCAGATCGCTCCGGGATTCGCCGCGAAGGCGCGATTCATCTGGGAGAAGTTCCCGAAGTTCGTGCTGGGCTTTTTGGCGGTATCGGCCATCGCGACCGCGGGCTTGCTGACCAAAGGCCAGAGCACGAACCTTGCGAACGTATCGAAGTGGGCGTTCCTGCTCACGTTTGCCGGGGTCGGCCTGAACACCAACTTCCGAGAACTGGCCCGCACCGGGTGGCGTCCACTGGTTGTGGCCGTCATCGGGCTTGTCGTGGTAGCCGCGGTGTCACTGGCCCTGGTGCTGGTCACCTCGCGGGTGCTGCACTGGGGTGTCGGCGCTCATTGA
- a CDS encoding alkaline phosphatase family protein, which yields MDLPRPDPAAPHLADVVPAVLAAMGVAGFEGRLALPGPVRGACVLLIDGLGAELLDTYRADAPVMAELRGLTVDVGFPSTTAAGLAAIGTGCTSGAHGMVGYSFLLPDVGVINALRWRPHPWGDDLREVAVPETVQPMPTTFERAHSAGVAVSVVSGAEFTGSGLTRAVLRGGRYIGVHALGDLAAHVNSAVASGGFCYGYHSELDLLGHLYGPGSAAWRMQLQQVDRLVESVVEGLAPGGLLAVVADHGMVSVDSSESIDIDSTPTLLEGVTALGGEPRARHVYTAVGATADVRTAWSETLGSRAWVATRDDAIDAGWFGAAVADHVRPRIGDVVAAARGDAAMLRRTVEPGESALVGHHGSLTIAEQRVPLLLAYR from the coding sequence GTGGACCTGCCCCGCCCCGACCCGGCCGCGCCGCACCTCGCCGACGTGGTGCCCGCCGTGCTGGCGGCGATGGGGGTGGCGGGCTTCGAGGGTCGACTGGCACTGCCGGGCCCGGTCCGCGGCGCCTGCGTACTGCTCATCGACGGACTCGGCGCTGAGCTCCTCGACACCTACCGCGCCGATGCCCCGGTCATGGCTGAACTGCGCGGGCTGACGGTGGACGTGGGATTCCCGTCCACCACCGCTGCGGGGCTCGCGGCCATCGGTACAGGTTGCACGTCCGGTGCGCACGGGATGGTCGGCTACTCCTTCCTTCTGCCCGACGTCGGGGTGATCAACGCGTTGCGCTGGCGTCCGCACCCCTGGGGTGATGACCTGCGCGAGGTCGCGGTTCCCGAGACAGTGCAGCCGATGCCGACGACGTTCGAGCGGGCGCACTCTGCGGGCGTCGCCGTCAGTGTGGTGTCCGGTGCGGAGTTCACCGGCTCCGGCCTGACCCGTGCGGTGCTGCGGGGTGGGCGCTACATCGGCGTACATGCGCTGGGTGACTTGGCCGCCCACGTGAATTCCGCGGTCGCCTCGGGTGGTTTCTGCTACGGCTACCACAGCGAGTTGGACCTACTGGGCCACCTGTACGGGCCGGGCTCGGCGGCCTGGCGGATGCAGCTGCAACAGGTCGACCGGCTGGTGGAATCGGTGGTCGAAGGTCTCGCCCCCGGCGGGCTGCTCGCCGTGGTGGCCGACCACGGGATGGTGAGCGTCGACAGCTCGGAATCGATCGATATCGACAGCACCCCAACACTTCTCGAGGGGGTCACCGCACTGGGCGGTGAGCCGCGGGCCCGCCATGTCTACACCGCAGTCGGTGCGACGGCAGACGTTCGCACCGCCTGGAGTGAGACGCTCGGTTCCCGGGCGTGGGTGGCGACCAGGGATGATGCGATCGACGCGGGCTGGTTCGGGGCGGCGGTGGCCGACCATGTCCGACCGCGTATCGGCGATGTTGTCGCGGCGGCGCGAGGAGACGCCGCGATGCTGCGCCGCACGGTCGAACCCGGTGAGTCGGCCCTTGTCGGCCATCACGGATCGCTGACCATTGCCGAGCAGCGGGTGCCGTTGCTGTTGGCTTATCGCTGA
- a CDS encoding restriction endonuclease produces the protein MREDPRLTTAVQWLGLWLGATALLGLAGLLNNAVWVLAALTAVASVVSAWRAALAYLDHRQNRRLDALYRASGQAAVDAMTGVEFEHYVAAVLRGRGYDIEMTRTTGDFGVDLIATRDGVRTAVQCKRQAKLVNGAAIQQVVAGAAVYDCTATMVVSNHRYTRAAEQLAEVHGCALVDRTRLARLARNPVQPTKRSR, from the coding sequence GTGCGCGAGGACCCGAGGCTGACCACCGCGGTGCAGTGGCTGGGTCTGTGGCTCGGGGCGACAGCGCTGCTGGGGCTGGCAGGCCTGCTCAACAACGCGGTGTGGGTGCTGGCCGCGCTCACCGCGGTCGCCAGCGTGGTCAGTGCGTGGCGGGCCGCGCTGGCGTACCTCGACCATCGACAGAACCGGCGGCTCGACGCCCTCTACCGCGCCTCCGGCCAGGCCGCCGTCGACGCGATGACCGGTGTCGAATTCGAGCACTACGTCGCCGCGGTACTACGAGGGCGCGGCTACGACATCGAAATGACCAGGACCACAGGCGATTTCGGAGTCGACCTGATCGCGACCCGCGACGGCGTGCGCACCGCGGTGCAGTGCAAGCGGCAGGCCAAGCTGGTCAATGGCGCCGCGATCCAGCAGGTGGTCGCGGGGGCAGCGGTCTACGACTGCACCGCCACGATGGTGGTGTCCAATCACCGCTACACCAGAGCGGCCGAGCAGCTGGCCGAGGTGCACGGCTGCGCGCTCGTCGACCGGACCCGGCTCGCGCGGCTGGCACGCAACCCTGTTCAGCCGACGAAACGCTCCCGATAG
- the yaaA gene encoding peroxide stress protein YaaA: MIVLLPPSETKQVGGNGPALRLDALSSPDLTPLRTTLVDELVELASDVEASRRALGLSAAQDAEVERNAALLSSPTLPAVARYTGVLYDALDVGSLRAAESTRARARLAVGSALFGLLRADDLVPAYRLSASSKLPGRPTLAARWRPVLEPVLAEVAAAELVVDLRSGSYAGLGKVPGAVRVDVLAEHPDGRRTVVTHFNKAHKGRLARVLAATRSEPDDAAAVAAVARRAKMRVERDGNELTIVVPA; encoded by the coding sequence GTGATCGTGCTGCTGCCGCCCTCGGAGACCAAACAAGTCGGAGGTAACGGACCTGCGCTGCGCCTGGACGCCCTGAGTTCGCCGGACCTCACGCCGCTGCGCACAACGCTCGTCGACGAACTGGTCGAGCTGGCCTCGGACGTCGAGGCCAGCCGGCGCGCCCTGGGACTGTCGGCTGCCCAGGACGCCGAGGTCGAACGCAACGCCGCACTGTTGAGCTCTCCCACCCTGCCTGCCGTCGCGCGCTACACCGGCGTGCTCTACGACGCGCTCGACGTCGGTTCGCTGCGTGCCGCCGAGTCCACGCGGGCCCGGGCCCGGCTCGCCGTGGGCTCAGCGCTGTTCGGTCTACTGCGGGCCGACGACCTAGTGCCGGCCTACCGGCTGTCGGCCTCGTCGAAACTTCCCGGTCGCCCGACGCTGGCCGCGAGGTGGCGGCCGGTCCTGGAACCGGTGCTCGCCGAGGTGGCCGCGGCCGAGCTCGTCGTCGACCTGCGATCGGGGTCCTACGCCGGGCTCGGCAAGGTGCCGGGCGCGGTTCGCGTCGACGTTCTGGCCGAACACCCCGACGGCCGGCGCACTGTCGTCACCCACTTCAACAAAGCCCACAAAGGGCGACTGGCCCGTGTCCTGGCCGCCACCAGATCCGAGCCGGACGACGCCGCGGCGGTGGCCGCGGTGGCCAGGCGGGCCAAGATGAGGGTCGAGCGCGACGGCAATGAGCTCACCATCGTGGTGCCGGCCTGA
- a CDS encoding STAS domain-containing protein, translated as MTSFTSRYGNPAVDFKGAHVRAHFRHVATVAAISGRIDASNVDQVTDYVTRFVLADKPFVLDLSGVDSFTPQAVRLLFAVDERCGVVGVDWAVVGSDAVTRRLRIRNNDILFPVVGSVAEAEHEFDDAILNRRRFLLPLLSKTA; from the coding sequence ATGACGAGTTTCACCTCGCGCTACGGCAACCCCGCTGTTGACTTCAAGGGTGCTCACGTTCGCGCCCACTTCCGGCATGTGGCGACGGTAGCCGCCATCAGTGGCCGCATCGATGCCTCCAACGTCGACCAGGTCACCGACTACGTCACGCGGTTCGTGCTGGCCGACAAGCCGTTCGTCCTCGATCTCAGTGGGGTGGATTCCTTTACCCCGCAAGCAGTTCGGCTGCTCTTTGCTGTCGATGAGCGCTGCGGTGTGGTCGGCGTGGACTGGGCTGTCGTCGGCAGCGATGCCGTGACCCGGCGCCTGCGCATCCGCAACAACGACATCCTGTTCCCGGTCGTGGGCTCGGTGGCCGAGGCCGAGCACGAGTTCGACGACGCGATACTCAACCGCCGCCGGTTCCTGCTGCCGCTGCTGAGCAAGACGGCCTGA
- a CDS encoding sensor histidine kinase: protein MSAVPASPTTDDNPFGIRAALRSAFLRGRPPSAALGFAIAAGLIVVETFALVLFKSQYAEAFAALFLVGVVVTAALWGIGLGLFAAAASAMALNILLSDLADTQSVQRMNALLVFVFFAVVAVVTSKVVGRQSWEIKDAAAEQRWSSLGNVARQHQIRRLRVASIFRVGTVAILISTALLQAPSAHPLAQKVLLGCYAAAAISAFVVAFHPGGPATLTPERLLVFALADVSVVFGFQLVSAGGPLPLLVLALAPFIVVPEVSWRGAAVVLVIVNAAFVVALLREGSVTEALGPLQTALVISVYTAFCFIGFVAAYLAENHFGEIAELIGSREALLASTMTATDKLQREVAEAIHDGALQDIVVARQDLMELASASPDPRIDRALRSLEDATARLREAVFELHPVVVEQLGLGPAVEKLADDTARRSDIEIATFVDQTGPTAVDGIVFGVVRELLSNVVRHSGATSASVHLALVGDSYRLDVQDDGVGVDPAAAQEKVARGHIGLASHRARVEASNGVFEFIPVAVGTHVRVEVPLPRGQQAAGPSLKSTSAA from the coding sequence ATGAGTGCCGTTCCCGCCTCGCCCACGACGGACGACAACCCGTTTGGGATCAGGGCAGCATTGAGATCGGCTTTCCTGCGCGGCCGGCCGCCCTCTGCTGCACTGGGATTCGCGATCGCGGCGGGCCTCATCGTTGTCGAGACGTTCGCCCTGGTTCTCTTCAAGAGCCAGTATGCCGAAGCGTTTGCCGCACTGTTCCTGGTCGGTGTGGTGGTGACCGCCGCGCTGTGGGGGATCGGTCTGGGCTTGTTCGCCGCGGCAGCCAGTGCAATGGCGCTGAACATTCTCCTCTCCGATCTGGCTGACACGCAAAGTGTGCAACGCATGAACGCCCTGTTGGTGTTTGTGTTCTTCGCGGTGGTGGCCGTGGTGACCTCGAAAGTCGTCGGCCGGCAGAGCTGGGAGATCAAAGACGCTGCCGCTGAGCAACGTTGGTCGAGTTTGGGTAATGTCGCACGCCAGCACCAGATCCGCCGACTGCGCGTTGCGTCGATCTTCCGTGTCGGCACAGTGGCGATTCTGATATCGACAGCGCTGCTGCAGGCCCCCTCAGCTCACCCGCTCGCACAGAAGGTGCTGCTGGGTTGCTATGCCGCTGCGGCGATTTCAGCGTTTGTGGTGGCCTTCCACCCCGGCGGACCTGCGACGCTGACACCCGAGCGACTGCTGGTGTTCGCGTTGGCCGATGTGTCGGTTGTCTTCGGCTTTCAGTTGGTATCGGCAGGAGGCCCGCTTCCACTTCTGGTGCTGGCGCTCGCTCCGTTCATCGTGGTGCCGGAGGTGTCGTGGCGTGGAGCCGCGGTGGTACTGGTCATCGTCAATGCCGCATTCGTCGTCGCGCTGCTGCGGGAAGGATCTGTCACCGAAGCCCTCGGGCCGCTGCAGACCGCACTGGTCATCAGTGTCTACACCGCGTTCTGCTTCATCGGATTCGTGGCTGCCTACCTCGCCGAGAACCATTTCGGCGAGATCGCCGAGCTCATCGGATCTCGAGAGGCACTCTTGGCGTCGACCATGACGGCGACCGACAAGCTGCAGCGCGAAGTGGCCGAGGCCATCCATGACGGCGCGCTGCAAGATATCGTCGTGGCACGGCAGGACCTGATGGAACTGGCGTCGGCATCGCCCGACCCGCGCATCGACCGCGCGTTGCGCAGCCTCGAAGACGCCACCGCAAGGCTGCGCGAGGCGGTATTCGAACTGCACCCGGTGGTCGTCGAACAGCTCGGGCTCGGACCCGCCGTCGAGAAGCTCGCCGACGACACCGCTCGCCGCTCAGACATCGAGATCGCGACATTCGTCGATCAGACTGGTCCCACGGCGGTCGACGGGATCGTCTTCGGGGTGGTGCGCGAACTGTTGTCCAACGTCGTCCGTCACTCCGGGGCGACCTCCGCTTCGGTGCACCTGGCCCTCGTCGGGGACAGCTACCGTCTCGACGTCCAGGACGACGGCGTGGGCGTGGATCCAGCTGCCGCACAGGAGAAGGTCGCCCGGGGACATATCGGACTGGCCTCACACCGCGCCCGAGTCGAAGCCTCCAACGGGGTGTTCGAATTCATCCCGGTTGCGGTGGGCACCCACGTCCGGGTCGAGGTACCGCTCCCGCGCGGCCAGCAGGCAGCCGGCCCGAGCCTGAAATCGACCTCGGCGGCCTGA
- a CDS encoding CDP-diacylglycerol diphosphatase produces the protein MRSRCLVVLVGMVVLGWLAGPVGAQADPNALWTIVHDQCVADEGAHHDPAPCSRVDLSAGEQRGYAVMKDIDGARQYLLLPTARMAGIESPELLAPDATNYFAEAWQARAFVEQRAGGTLPRDWMSLAINSAVARSQNQLHIHLDCVRTDVRDALRADAALIGPTWAPFPIPLTGHSYWAIAVPGVDLAANPFTLLADGIDGARAEMGLYTLVVVGAEDVGGRPGFVVLADRADSVTGDIAGGEQLQDHDYCPPPIPATGSTGK, from the coding sequence ATGCGCAGCAGATGCCTCGTCGTGCTGGTCGGGATGGTCGTGCTGGGCTGGCTCGCCGGTCCGGTCGGCGCCCAGGCCGACCCCAATGCGCTGTGGACGATCGTGCACGACCAGTGTGTCGCCGACGAAGGTGCGCACCACGATCCGGCACCGTGTTCCCGGGTCGATCTCAGCGCCGGCGAGCAGCGTGGCTATGCCGTCATGAAGGACATCGACGGGGCCCGGCAATACCTGCTTCTTCCCACCGCGCGGATGGCCGGTATCGAGAGCCCCGAGCTGCTCGCACCTGATGCCACGAACTACTTCGCCGAAGCCTGGCAGGCCCGGGCATTCGTCGAGCAGCGGGCCGGCGGGACGCTGCCGCGCGACTGGATGAGCCTGGCCATCAATTCGGCGGTGGCGCGGTCCCAGAACCAGCTGCACATCCACCTCGATTGTGTGCGCACCGATGTCCGCGACGCGTTGCGCGCCGACGCCGCCCTGATCGGGCCGACGTGGGCACCGTTCCCGATACCGCTCACCGGGCACTCGTACTGGGCGATCGCGGTGCCGGGCGTCGACTTGGCCGCCAACCCGTTCACGCTGCTGGCCGACGGGATCGACGGGGCTCGCGCCGAGATGGGGCTCTACACCCTGGTCGTGGTCGGCGCCGAGGACGTGGGTGGGCGTCCGGGATTCGTGGTGTTGGCCGACCGTGCGGACAGCGTGACCGGCGACATCGCTGGGGGAGAGCAGCTCCAGGACCACGATTACTGCCCGCCGCCGATTCCCGCGACCGGTTCGACGGGCAAGTAG
- a CDS encoding molybdopterin-binding protein, with amino-acid sequence MPTIRVREAAELLGVSDDTVRRWIDDGALPVSNDAAGRKTIDGAALAAYARDHAATAPKDPLAVASSARNRFAGLVTRVVTDTVMAQVEMQCGPFTVVSLMSSEAVRELQLEPGSIAVAVVKATTVIVETPGGQS; translated from the coding sequence ATGCCCACCATCAGAGTCCGCGAGGCCGCCGAACTGCTCGGCGTCAGCGACGACACCGTTCGGCGATGGATCGACGACGGCGCCCTGCCGGTCAGCAACGACGCGGCCGGGCGCAAAACCATCGACGGTGCCGCGCTGGCCGCCTATGCCCGAGACCACGCCGCAACCGCACCGAAAGACCCACTGGCGGTCGCCAGCTCGGCGCGCAACCGGTTCGCCGGTCTGGTGACCCGAGTGGTCACCGACACTGTGATGGCCCAAGTCGAGATGCAGTGCGGCCCGTTCACCGTGGTCTCGCTGATGAGCAGTGAGGCCGTGCGCGAGCTCCAGCTCGAGCCGGGCAGCATCGCCGTCGCGGTGGTCAAGGCGACCACGGTCATCGTCGAGACCCCGGGCGGTCAGTCGTGA
- the modA gene encoding molybdate ABC transporter substrate-binding protein yields MTRRWPALATALLLATLPACGSGQNSSAPAGEKIVVFAAASLKKTFTAIGDQFSKDNPGSSVEFSFAGSSDLVTQLTQGAHADVFASADTKNMDKAAAAGLLGGAPVNFASNTLTIAVAPGNPKQISTFRDLAKPGISVVVCAPQVPCGSAAQKVETATGVELTPASEESSVTDVLGKVTSGQADAGLVYVTDAAAAGDKVTAVPFPEASGAVNTYPIATLKQAQKPDLAKKFVDLVTGPAGQQILAKAGFGTP; encoded by the coding sequence GTGACCCGGCGGTGGCCCGCACTGGCCACGGCGCTGCTGCTGGCCACCCTCCCCGCCTGCGGGTCGGGACAGAACTCGTCGGCGCCCGCCGGTGAGAAGATCGTGGTGTTCGCCGCGGCGTCGTTGAAGAAGACCTTCACCGCGATCGGTGACCAGTTCAGCAAGGACAATCCCGGATCGTCGGTCGAGTTCTCCTTCGCGGGGTCCTCCGATCTCGTCACCCAGCTGACCCAGGGCGCCCACGCCGACGTCTTCGCGTCCGCCGACACCAAGAACATGGACAAGGCTGCGGCGGCCGGCCTGCTTGGCGGTGCTCCCGTCAACTTCGCATCCAACACCCTGACGATCGCGGTGGCGCCGGGAAACCCCAAGCAGATCAGCACTTTTCGGGATCTTGCCAAGCCCGGGATCAGCGTCGTCGTCTGCGCGCCACAGGTGCCGTGCGGCTCGGCGGCCCAGAAGGTCGAGACCGCCACCGGCGTCGAGCTCACCCCGGCGAGCGAGGAGTCGTCGGTGACCGACGTGTTGGGCAAGGTGACCAGCGGGCAGGCTGACGCCGGCCTCGTCTACGTCACTGACGCCGCCGCGGCCGGCGACAAGGTCACCGCGGTACCGTTCCCAGAAGCTTCCGGGGCGGTCAACACCTATCCGATCGCGACCCTCAAGCAGGCCCAAAAGCCGGACCTGGCAAAGAAATTCGTCGATCTGGTCACCGGCCCGGCTGGTCAGCAGATCCTCGCCAAGGCGGGTTTCGGGACCCCCTGA
- a CDS encoding sulfotransferase, which yields MTTGVARPKPIRFTDLADPVYPDAALPMREALAGYGAILELDPQALLGAATERTGLDDFGDSAFRERLDVLCASLREEAGLSDVGVAVAFEQLVGNLVNRLRLEALIAEHPQIEDIEIERPIIICGLPRTGTTHLHNLMAADPNLRYLPYWESLEPFPAPDEEDETPRRERCSAGLDLVNTSMPEFRRMHDMTVDHAHEEIQLLANDLSTMLFETTYYLPSFAEYYKAHDQGPSYAYLKRSLKALQFLRGGTRWVLKSPQHLEQFPTLYATFPDATFVVTHRDPVEVTRSMSTMVAYASRMATAHPDPVKIGQYWLGRAEDLFNGCVWDRDVLPAHQSIDVRFTDFMADESGTLAAIYELADQPYDDEVRAAMAQFIAEHPRGRYGEVIYDLADVGLDADDVAARLRSYRERFVG from the coding sequence GTGACGACCGGTGTGGCTCGGCCCAAGCCCATCAGATTCACCGACCTGGCCGACCCGGTCTATCCGGACGCGGCGCTGCCGATGCGCGAGGCGCTGGCCGGCTACGGCGCAATCCTCGAACTCGACCCACAGGCGCTGCTTGGCGCGGCGACCGAACGCACCGGACTCGACGACTTCGGCGACTCGGCATTCCGCGAACGCCTCGACGTGCTGTGTGCGTCGCTGCGTGAGGAAGCCGGCCTGTCCGACGTCGGCGTCGCGGTGGCCTTCGAGCAGCTGGTCGGCAATCTGGTCAACCGGCTGCGATTGGAGGCCCTGATCGCCGAGCATCCTCAGATCGAGGACATCGAGATCGAACGGCCCATCATCATCTGTGGGCTGCCCCGCACCGGGACCACGCACCTGCACAACCTGATGGCCGCCGACCCGAACCTGCGCTACCTGCCGTACTGGGAGAGCCTCGAGCCGTTCCCCGCCCCCGACGAGGAGGACGAGACACCGCGGCGGGAACGATGTTCGGCGGGCCTGGATCTGGTCAACACCTCGATGCCGGAGTTTCGGCGCATGCACGACATGACGGTCGACCACGCGCACGAAGAGATTCAGCTGCTGGCCAACGACTTGTCCACGATGCTGTTCGAAACCACCTACTATCTGCCGTCTTTCGCCGAGTACTACAAGGCCCACGATCAGGGCCCGTCGTACGCCTACCTCAAACGCAGCCTCAAGGCCCTGCAGTTCCTGCGCGGCGGCACTCGTTGGGTGCTCAAGTCGCCGCAGCATCTCGAACAGTTCCCGACGCTGTACGCGACCTTCCCCGACGCCACGTTCGTCGTCACCCATCGCGATCCGGTCGAGGTGACCCGGTCGATGTCCACCATGGTGGCCTACGCCTCCCGGATGGCCACCGCGCACCCCGATCCGGTGAAGATCGGTCAGTACTGGCTGGGCCGCGCCGAGGATCTGTTCAACGGATGCGTGTGGGACCGTGACGTGCTGCCGGCCCACCAATCGATCGACGTGCGCTTCACCGACTTCATGGCCGACGAGTCCGGCACCCTCGCGGCGATCTACGAGCTGGCCGACCAGCCCTACGACGACGAGGTGCGCGCGGCGATGGCCCAGTTCATCGCCGAGCATCCCCGCGGCCGCTACGGCGAGGTGATCTACGACCTCGCCGACGTCGGACTCGATGCCGACGACGTGGCCGCCAGGCTGCGGAGCTATCGGGAGCGTTTCGTCGGCTGA
- a CDS encoding LLM class flavin-dependent oxidoreductase produces the protein MVLAVLRFNFASPGGDPKLQGELLSAALELAQFVDTRGVAAVSVDEHHATGHGWSCNPVMTAGMLLARTSNVIASIDCALGPLWNPVRMAEDIALVDAMSRGRLHTTVGLGYREVEYDTLGVDFARRGELMDEALEIMLAAWSGTTGVVSGTWSRPRPPLYVGGGVRATVRRAVRFGLPLSLPDHRPDLAQYYNELCAQAGIRPFVIMPAEVNRGMIYLHPDPDRAWAELGEHILWEAVTYGQWSQETRSLMHLPGVQTLDEVRVSGRYRFLTPEELIAEVRGADDYGPITLHPLVGGMPVEEAWKSVQLLTDHVLPALT, from the coding sequence ATGGTTCTCGCAGTGCTGCGGTTCAATTTCGCCTCCCCCGGCGGCGACCCCAAGCTCCAGGGTGAACTGCTCTCGGCGGCACTGGAGTTGGCGCAGTTCGTCGACACCCGCGGTGTCGCCGCGGTCAGCGTCGACGAGCACCACGCGACCGGCCACGGCTGGAGCTGCAATCCGGTCATGACGGCCGGGATGCTGCTGGCCCGCACCTCCAACGTCATCGCCAGCATCGACTGTGCCCTGGGGCCGCTGTGGAATCCCGTGCGGATGGCCGAGGACATCGCCCTTGTCGACGCGATGAGCCGCGGACGGCTGCATACCACCGTCGGCCTGGGATATCGCGAAGTCGAGTACGACACCCTCGGTGTGGACTTCGCCCGGCGCGGTGAGCTGATGGACGAGGCCCTGGAGATCATGCTCGCGGCCTGGTCGGGCACGACCGGCGTGGTGTCGGGAACGTGGTCGCGCCCGCGGCCGCCGCTGTATGTCGGTGGCGGGGTGCGTGCGACCGTGCGCCGGGCGGTCCGCTTCGGTCTGCCGTTGAGCCTGCCCGACCACCGGCCCGACCTCGCGCAGTACTACAACGAGCTGTGTGCCCAGGCCGGGATCCGGCCGTTCGTCATCATGCCTGCCGAGGTCAACCGCGGGATGATCTACTTGCACCCCGATCCCGACCGGGCCTGGGCCGAACTCGGTGAGCACATCCTGTGGGAGGCCGTGACCTACGGGCAGTGGTCGCAGGAGACCCGCTCGCTGATGCACCTACCGGGTGTGCAAACCCTCGATGAGGTGCGGGTATCGGGGCGATACCGCTTCCTGACCCCTGAGGAACTGATCGCCGAAGTGCGCGGCGCCGACGACTACGGCCCCATCACCTTGCATCCGCTCGTCGGCGGGATGCCCGTCGAGGAGGCGTGGAAGTCGGTGCAGCTGCTCACCGACCACGTCCTGCCGGCGCTGACCTGA
- a CDS encoding response regulator transcription factor — translation MNSAAPVQVIVADDHPVYREGLVRALQECDHTTVVAEADTGDAALALIREHQPDVALLDYQMPGLNGSEIAAAVRQEGLPTRVLLVSANRDSTLVYHALQRGAAGFLPKESARSEIVAAVLQCADGQEVLSPALAAGLALEVRRRGERPPTATLSARELEVLKRIAKGQTVVVIADELFLAPSTVKTHVQRLYDKLGVSDRASAVAEAMRQGLVE, via the coding sequence ATGAACAGCGCGGCACCGGTACAGGTAATCGTCGCCGATGACCATCCCGTATATCGGGAGGGCCTGGTGCGGGCATTGCAGGAATGCGACCACACCACCGTCGTGGCAGAGGCCGACACTGGCGATGCGGCGCTGGCCCTCATTCGTGAGCACCAACCCGACGTGGCGCTGCTGGACTATCAGATGCCGGGCCTGAATGGGTCGGAGATCGCCGCCGCGGTACGGCAGGAGGGTCTGCCGACGAGAGTTCTTCTGGTGTCGGCGAATAGAGATTCGACACTGGTGTACCACGCGTTGCAGCGGGGCGCGGCTGGATTCTTGCCGAAGGAATCGGCGCGCTCTGAGATCGTTGCCGCAGTGCTGCAGTGCGCCGACGGACAGGAGGTGCTCTCGCCTGCGCTGGCGGCCGGACTTGCCCTCGAGGTCCGGCGTCGCGGGGAAAGGCCGCCCACCGCAACGCTGAGTGCTCGGGAACTCGAGGTGCTCAAGCGAATTGCCAAGGGACAGACCGTTGTCGTGATTGCCGACGAGTTGTTCCTGGCTCCCTCGACAGTCAAGACTCACGTTCAGCGCCTGTACGACAAGCTCGGAGTCAGCGATCGCGCCTCGGCGGTGGCCGAAGCCATGCGCCAGGGTCTCGTGGAGTAG